Proteins encoded in a region of the Populus nigra chromosome 3, ddPopNigr1.1, whole genome shotgun sequence genome:
- the LOC133689318 gene encoding uncharacterized protein LOC133689318 codes for MTSIDNQRDHKSMGGICSRKRDQQVLEGRVRRGVSGNYSKSSSSKWLGTTFARPNADLQPGCSFPSLLELCIYRIREDISRYKSYSMLPRDLSQQIFNELVISHSLTAASLEAFRDCALQDVLLGEYPGVMDSWMDVISSQGSSLLSVDLSDSDVTDAGLGLLKDCSNLQAIALNYCNNISDHGLKHLSGLTNITSLSLKKSCSVTAEGMRAFSTLLNLENLDMEGCSGIHGGLVHLKGLKKLESLNIRCCKCITDMDMKAISGLTNLKELQISNSNVTDVGVSYLRGLQKLIMLNLEGCNITTACLDSISALATLAYLNLNRCHLPDDGCDKFSGLKNLKVLSLAFNDVTDACLVHLKGLKNLESLNLDSCRIGDEGIANLAGLPLKSLELSDTIVGSSGLRHLSGIPHLENLNLSFTLVTDGGLRKLSGLTSLRSLNLDARQITDAGLTALTSLTGLTRLDLFGARITDSGTNCLKYFKNLKSLEICGGGLTDAGVKNIKDLVHLTVLNLSQNTNLTDKTLELISGLTELVSLNVSNSLITNEGLRHLKPLKHLRALTLESCKVTASEIKKLQSTELPNLARVRPE; via the exons ATGACATCAATAGATAACCAGCGAGATCACAAGTCAATGGGTGGAATTTGTTCAAGGAAGAGAGACCAGCAGGTTTTAGAGGGTAGAGTACGAAGAGGGGTTTCTGGAAACTATAGTAAAAGTTCAAGTTCAAAATGGCTGGGGACCACATTTGCTCGACCCAATGCTGATCTTCAGCCAGGATGCAGTTTCCCATCTCTCCTGGAATTATGCATCTACAGAATACGCGAG GACATCAGCagatataaatcatattctatGCTGCCAAGGGATTTAAGTCAGCAAATCTTTAATGAATTGGTAATCTCACATAGTCTTACAGCTGCTTCTCTTGAAGCTTTTAGAGACTGTGCTCTTCAG gATGTCCTTTTGGGTGAATATCCTGGAGTTATGGATAGTTGGATGGATGTCATCTCTTCACAAGGTTCATCTTTGCTTTCTGTTGACCTTTCTGATTCTGATGTCACAGATGCTGGGTTGGGTCTCCTCAAGGACTGTTCAAACCTCCAAGCAATTGCTCTAAATTATTGCAACAACATTTCTGACCATGGTCTGAAACACTTAAGTG GTCTTACAAATATTACATCCTTGAGTTTGAAAAAGAGCTGCTCTGTAACTGCTGAAGGAATGCGTGCCTTTTCTACCTTACTCAACTTGGAAAATTTAGATATGGAGGGGTGTTCTGGGATTCATGGTGGACTAGTTCATCTTAAAG gattaaaaaaacttgagtcccTTAATATTAGATGTTGTAAGTGCATCACAGATATGGACATGAAGGCTATATCAG GTCTTACTAACTTGAAGGAGTTACAGATTTCTAATAGTAACGTTACTGATGTTGGAGTTTCTTATTTAAGAG GCTTGCAGAAGCTTATTATGTTGAACTTGGAGGGGTGCAATATTACCACTGCATGTTTAGATTCCATTTCAG CTCTTGCAACCCTTGCCTACTTGAATTTAAACAGGTGTCATCTACCTGATGATGGATGTGATAAGTTCTCTG GATTGAAAAACTTGAAGGTGTTGAGCTTGGCATTCAACGATGTAACAGATGCATGTTTGGTGCATCTAAAAG GCTTGAAAAATTTGGAGAGCTTGAACTTGGATTCTTGTAGGATTGGTGATGAAGGCATTGCTAATTTGGCAG GCCTTCCACTTAAAAGTTTGGAGTTGTCTGATACTATAGTTGGAAGCAGTGGGCTGCGGCATCTTTCTG GAATACCTCATCTGGAGAACTTAAATCTATCATTCACCTTAGTAACAGATGGTGGTTTAAGGAAGTTATCTGGACTGACATCTCTTAGATCACTCAACTTGGATGCTCGCCAAATTACAGATGCTGGACTTACAGCTCTTACGA GTCTTACTGGATTGACACGTCTGGATCTTTTTGGCGCTCGCATTACAGATTCTGGAACAAACTGTTTGAAAT ACTTCAAAAATCTCAAATCACTTGAAATCTGTGGTGGAGGACTAACTGATGCTGGGGTGAAGAATATCAAAGATCTTGTACACCTGACAGTTCTGAACCTGTCACAGAATACGAATCTGACAGACAAGACCTTGGAGTTGATTTCTG GGTTGACAGAATTGGTATCATTGAATGTTTCAAATTCTCTCATAACCAACGAAGGATTACGCCATTTGAAGCCTTTGAAGCATTTACGTGCATTAACTTTGGAATCCTGCAAGGTAACTGCATCTGAAATCAAGAAGCTTCAGTCAACTGAACTCCCTAATCTGGCAAGGGTTCGGCCAGAATAG
- the LOC133690372 gene encoding protein OS-9 homolog, with protein sequence MRFLWLTVVLYTVCIHVLADQIYPTHAGGTFSRSSREPKYQIEFHSEESPFHPDDDQESMVMPNKNGENYICFLPKVVKAKSEMPLTQLNVSSLIVETEKRVKLKTPDELLEELKDSCLVRQEGWWSYELCYQKKLRQFHVEDEKVKAVQEFILGVYDEEATAAFNQNLSDISTLKDPRSKDASQRYHAHQYTNGTICDLTNEPRETEVRFVCSEPRAMISSITELSTCKYALTVHSPMLCKHPLFQEERPVWHTINCNLLPKDYKEAKPDKVEADDKQIFMVPDIDSSNHDSDE encoded by the exons ATGAGATTTTTATGGTTAACAGTGGTGTTATACACTGTATGCATCCATGTTTTAGCTGATCAGATCTATCCTACTCATGCAG GTGGTACGTTCAGTCGTAGTTCTCGTGAACCAAAATATCAGATTGAATTTCATTCAGAAGAGTCTCCTTTTCATCCC GATGATGACCAGGAGTCAATGGTCATGCCCAACAAAAATGGTGAGAATTACATATGCTTCTTGCCCAAGGTGGTGAAAGCTAAGAGTGAGATGCCACTTACTCAGCTGAATGTAAGCAGCTTGATTGTGGAAACTGAGAAACGGGTTAAATTGAAGACACCTGATGAGCTGCTTGAAGAACTGAAAGACTCATGCCTTGTCAGA CAAGAGGGTTGGTGGTCCTACGAGTTATGCTATCAGAAGAAGTTGAGGCAATTCCATGTGGAGGACGAGAAAGTTAAG GCTGTCCAAGAATTTATCTTGGGTGTGTATGATGAAGAGGCCACAGCTGCATTCAACCAGAATCTTTCTGACATTTCTACATTGAAAGATCCTCGTTCAAAAGATGCATCTCAAAG GTATCATGCTCATCAGTATACAAATGGAACCATATGCGATCTTACAAATGAGCCGCGAGAAACTGAG GTGAGATTCGTTTGCTCAGAGCCCAGAGCTATGATTAGTTCAATCACTGAGCTATCCACTTGCAAGTATGCACTTACAGTACACTCTCCAATGCTTTGCAAGCACCC ATTGTTTCAAGAAGAGAGACCAGTGTGGCACACCATTAATTGCAATCTTCTTCCCAAGGATTACAAGGAAGCTAAACCAGATAAAGTCGAAGCCGATGATAAGCAGATCTTTATGGTACCTGACATTGATTCCTCTAATCATGATTCGGATGAATAA